In Streptomyces ambofaciens ATCC 23877, a single genomic region encodes these proteins:
- a CDS encoding sigma factor gives MSRDQINADQIRAAQGGNSDAMWQIVMGLDATLRGIVRSVAPTANEKDAEDYLQEARVVLIQRIKDFDSDASSASLMTYVYQAARRAVTEAHISNSCPVSVPASAAIVVRHLLWRHGGDAEKVWAELEEQRSATHKISREMFVSVIEALAEVTSLDAPTGGEDGDGSGLTLSDVLPDPLSEATDSIERRDLARWLMTQIPQRQAYALRAFYGVGMTKQEDAETCDDLTVKPAALRKLRSRGLCSALAVADAHDVTA, from the coding sequence ATGAGCCGCGACCAGATCAACGCCGACCAGATCCGCGCCGCACAGGGTGGCAACAGTGACGCCATGTGGCAGATCGTCATGGGTCTGGACGCGACTCTCCGCGGCATCGTCCGCAGCGTCGCCCCGACGGCAAACGAGAAGGACGCGGAGGACTACCTCCAGGAGGCGCGGGTGGTCCTGATCCAGCGCATCAAGGACTTCGACTCCGACGCGTCGTCGGCATCGCTGATGACTTACGTCTATCAGGCAGCCCGTCGCGCGGTGACGGAGGCGCACATCTCCAACTCGTGCCCCGTCTCCGTTCCCGCATCGGCCGCGATCGTCGTCCGTCACCTCCTGTGGCGCCACGGTGGCGACGCGGAGAAGGTGTGGGCGGAGCTGGAGGAGCAGCGGAGCGCCACGCACAAGATCTCCCGGGAGATGTTCGTCTCGGTCATCGAAGCACTCGCGGAGGTGACGAGCCTCGACGCCCCCACCGGCGGAGAAGACGGCGACGGCTCCGGCCTCACGCTCTCCGACGTCCTCCCCGACCCCTTGTCGGAAGCCACCGACTCCATCGAGCGCCGCGACCTGGCCCGGTGGCTCATGACGCAGATCCCACAGCGCCAGGCATACGCGCTTCGCGCCTTCTACGGCGTCGGCATGACGAAGCAGGAGGACGCGGAAACGTGCGACGACCTGACCGTCAAGCCGGCCGCCCTCCGCAAGCTCCGTTCCCGCGGACTGTGCAGCGCGCTTGCCGTCGCAGACGCGCACGACGTGACCGCGTGA
- a CDS encoding HNH endonuclease signature motif containing protein has product MHTTPSLRPPEPPLFPSRRDVLRRWEESEEWSCAYCDAAFTQMVVAEVDHIRPLAKGGVHDWANLAPACAACNRAKADTDVVSWLAQKHR; this is encoded by the coding sequence ATGCACACCACGCCCTCCCTGCGCCCGCCTGAGCCTCCGCTCTTCCCCTCCCGTCGTGACGTTCTGCGACGGTGGGAGGAGTCGGAGGAGTGGTCCTGTGCCTACTGTGACGCCGCGTTTACGCAAATGGTTGTAGCGGAGGTGGACCACATACGTCCGCTTGCGAAGGGGGGCGTTCACGACTGGGCCAACCTGGCGCCCGCGTGCGCCGCTTGCAACCGCGCGAAGGCGGACACGGATGTCGTGTCTTGGCTCGCACAAAAGCACAGGTGA
- a CDS encoding DUF7169 domain-containing protein: MTDLIEALIQAAHEVRQFVSAYDDAVTMPGRRPDVDADGTGRTATTGPSRPTEATALDGRRLALRTELKNGADWLAYAVAATRGVSASMDRALTHWEGEDVTLQLPGGQLDHHDGAAGQ; this comes from the coding sequence ATGACCGATTTGATCGAGGCGCTGATTCAGGCGGCGCACGAGGTCAGGCAGTTCGTTTCCGCCTACGACGACGCAGTAACCATGCCGGGCAGGCGGCCCGACGTGGATGCGGACGGAACGGGCCGGACAGCAACGACCGGACCCTCCCGCCCAACGGAGGCGACGGCGCTGGACGGGCGCCGGCTGGCCCTCCGCACAGAACTGAAAAACGGCGCCGACTGGCTCGCCTACGCAGTAGCAGCGACTCGCGGCGTCTCCGCATCCATGGATCGCGCCCTCACCCATTGGGAAGGGGAGGACGTGACCCTCCAGCTCCCAGGGGGACAACTTGATCATCATGACGGGGCCGCAGGGCAGTGA